In Persicimonas caeni, a single window of DNA contains:
- a CDS encoding RCC1 domain-containing protein, which translates to MAKRSFLKAIQSMANVSGKCPSCDAQGEVGAPCKGKACQKRGYHFIPESFWERAHAGKDGTPDPLIGLLIGDFLVVDLLGAGGFGKVCLALQSPLFRLRGALKLIEFPNDNEEFQKALLEKFQGEAEVLAELSHPNIVRLIKYGTHRKRPYLVMEFLEKGITLRDEIFRRARAKKAFTQEELRHIFEQLLNGLEAAHAQKIIHRDLKPENIMLQRVVGNPYHVRILDFGIAKFVEGQGTTKWPLGSPSYMAPEQVGLQNLGTWTDLYAVGVMFFELVTGRRPFPGSSDEAIMAKKLKDDFDPFEQVADLEIPEPTVAFMRRAIAKNPEDRHQIVAEFREDMEVALGELAGQGGAIGPGGRELTFLLQSKDIVELGDTSAPTRLGESKPPAMPGEDEESEGGKKASSGLGKIAGVGVVAALLAAGALGIGSWQGLLGADEGEPSTPRDEAVVSAADAGADADLHGVAEEGKVAEHAVTEQGVAAELSDASTAALDAEAEPEDAGEAQTDASDAGDVDANPDVGPALPAHAIVGLSAGKYHTCALRADGKIRCWGANLEGELGLGHTRKLGDNEAVNFVDPLDLGTPARQIAVAGDRDSSFSCALLEGGKVRCWGANAHGQLGYGHTNAIGDDEGLEGLQDVALGANATQLAAGASKFGSHVCALLEDGTLRCWGSAKFGKLGYGHTNVIGDNELPTATGKVATGSKVAAVAAGKYNTCAILEDRSMRCWGWNSEGQLGLGHTENVGDNEIPASVAPVDVGGDVEQVAVGRRHICAVIEGGDVRCWGWNNHGQLGLGHTDNIGDDETPASVDPVELASDAQQVVAGELHSCALLDDGGVQCWGDNKFGQLGYGHENPVGDTATPSTVGKVYLGAKATALAAGAYHTCALLEDGNVRCWGYNEHGQLGYGHSNDIGDNEPPGSVANVAVE; encoded by the coding sequence ATGGCCAAGCGTTCATTCCTGAAAGCGATTCAGTCGATGGCCAATGTGAGCGGAAAATGCCCGTCTTGCGATGCGCAGGGCGAAGTAGGTGCGCCTTGTAAGGGCAAGGCGTGTCAGAAACGCGGCTACCACTTTATCCCGGAATCGTTCTGGGAGCGCGCCCATGCCGGGAAGGACGGAACCCCCGACCCGCTCATCGGCTTGTTGATTGGCGACTTCCTGGTCGTCGACCTGCTGGGAGCCGGCGGTTTCGGCAAGGTGTGTCTGGCGCTGCAGAGCCCGCTGTTCCGGCTGCGCGGCGCGCTCAAGCTCATCGAGTTTCCCAACGACAACGAGGAGTTCCAGAAGGCGCTGCTCGAAAAGTTCCAGGGCGAAGCCGAGGTGCTGGCCGAGCTGAGCCACCCCAACATCGTGCGCCTGATCAAATACGGCACCCACCGCAAGCGGCCGTATCTGGTGATGGAGTTTCTCGAGAAGGGGATCACGTTGCGCGACGAGATCTTTCGTCGAGCGCGCGCCAAGAAGGCGTTTACCCAGGAGGAGTTGCGCCACATCTTCGAGCAGCTGCTCAACGGATTGGAGGCCGCCCACGCCCAAAAGATCATCCATCGGGACCTGAAGCCCGAGAATATCATGCTCCAACGCGTGGTCGGCAATCCGTACCACGTGCGCATCCTCGACTTCGGCATCGCCAAATTCGTCGAGGGGCAGGGGACGACCAAGTGGCCGCTGGGCTCGCCGAGCTACATGGCGCCCGAGCAGGTCGGCTTGCAGAATCTGGGGACCTGGACCGACCTGTACGCGGTGGGCGTGATGTTCTTCGAGCTGGTGACCGGTCGGCGCCCGTTTCCGGGCAGCTCGGACGAGGCCATCATGGCCAAAAAGCTCAAGGACGATTTCGACCCCTTCGAGCAGGTGGCCGACCTCGAGATTCCCGAGCCGACCGTGGCCTTCATGCGCCGGGCGATCGCCAAGAATCCCGAAGACAGGCACCAGATCGTCGCGGAGTTCCGCGAGGACATGGAAGTGGCGCTCGGCGAGCTTGCCGGCCAGGGCGGCGCGATCGGGCCGGGCGGCCGCGAGCTGACGTTTTTGCTCCAGTCGAAGGATATCGTAGAGCTGGGCGATACCTCCGCGCCCACACGCCTCGGCGAGTCGAAGCCGCCGGCGATGCCGGGCGAGGATGAAGAGAGCGAGGGCGGCAAGAAGGCTTCGTCGGGTCTGGGCAAGATTGCCGGGGTCGGCGTAGTCGCCGCGCTCCTCGCCGCCGGCGCGCTCGGGATCGGGAGTTGGCAAGGGCTGCTGGGGGCCGACGAGGGCGAGCCGTCGACGCCGCGAGACGAAGCCGTCGTCAGCGCCGCGGACGCCGGCGCGGACGCCGACCTGCATGGGGTCGCCGAAGAAGGAAAGGTCGCCGAACATGCGGTCACTGAACAAGGTGTCGCTGCGGAGCTGTCCGACGCGTCGACCGCTGCGTTGGACGCCGAGGCAGAACCGGAGGACGCGGGAGAAGCGCAGACGGACGCGTCCGACGCCGGCGACGTCGATGCGAATCCCGACGTGGGCCCGGCGCTGCCCGCTCACGCCATCGTCGGGTTGTCGGCGGGCAAATACCACACCTGCGCGCTGCGCGCCGACGGCAAGATTCGCTGCTGGGGTGCCAACCTCGAGGGCGAGTTGGGCTTGGGTCATACCCGAAAGCTCGGCGATAACGAGGCGGTCAACTTTGTGGACCCGCTCGACCTCGGCACGCCTGCCCGCCAAATCGCGGTGGCCGGCGACCGGGACTCGTCGTTTAGCTGTGCGCTGCTCGAAGGAGGCAAAGTGCGCTGCTGGGGCGCGAATGCTCACGGCCAACTCGGCTATGGACACACGAACGCCATCGGAGACGACGAGGGCTTGGAGGGGTTGCAGGACGTCGCGCTAGGGGCCAACGCCACGCAGCTCGCCGCCGGCGCCTCGAAGTTCGGCTCGCATGTATGCGCGCTGCTCGAAGATGGGACGCTGCGTTGCTGGGGCAGCGCTAAATTCGGCAAGCTCGGCTACGGGCACACTAACGTTATCGGCGACAACGAGCTGCCCACGGCGACCGGCAAGGTGGCTACCGGCAGCAAAGTCGCCGCCGTCGCCGCCGGAAAATACAATACCTGCGCCATCCTCGAAGACCGCTCGATGCGCTGCTGGGGATGGAATAGCGAGGGCCAGTTGGGGCTTGGGCACACCGAAAATGTCGGTGACAACGAAATCCCCGCCAGCGTCGCTCCCGTCGATGTGGGCGGCGACGTCGAGCAGGTCGCGGTGGGCCGGCGCCACATCTGCGCGGTCATCGAGGGCGGTGACGTACGCTGCTGGGGCTGGAATAACCACGGCCAACTCGGCCTCGGCCACACCGACAATATTGGCGACGACGAAACGCCCGCGTCGGTCGACCCCGTCGAGCTCGCCAGCGACGCTCAGCAGGTGGTGGCCGGCGAGTTGCACAGCTGCGCCTTGCTCGACGACGGAGGCGTGCAGTGCTGGGGTGACAACAAGTTCGGCCAGCTCGGCTACGGCCACGAAAACCCCGTCGGCGACACAGCCACGCCTTCGACCGTCGGCAAAGTCTACCTCGGCGCCAAAGCTACCGCGCTCGCCGCCGGCGCCTACCACACCTGCGCGCTGCTCGAAGATGGCAACGTGCGCTGCTGGGGCTACAATGAACACGGCCAGCTCGGCTACGGGCACTCGAACGACATCGGAGACAACGAGCCGCCGGGGAGCGTCGCAAATGTGGCGGTGGAGTGA
- a CDS encoding putative metal-binding motif-containing protein, translating into MKMTTKLWLIACAGFLLSGLSACQTEVYDTSTAFVCQTTADCAPGYECKPSPQTNNRVCRPVGASSADVGGDVEEDVEADAAPQCEDGTRPTTYFRDADEDGWGTTDNSTLACDRPQGFTPDGGDCNDAAAWINPDAEETCNGFDDDCDGSVDASADFAGCPSVQWTKLPGILDSIDMTHDANGELYMTASFTGRVELGDVVVERQASNTVIARMGDDGSVQWVQPVISVENQGVSRIAVNDDYVVVGIDVDAAVTVDETEVPLGDPEQWGQEVVLLVLSKTDGQLVSYRRLWAYTDFEVKDLAFDSEGDLWAVVNPDLQFGGYAAGETLEINDDGLVLLEFGLAADGTIEDGSAWLRRIDAQKMLNGVHLSLAGTKGFAVANLGFDESLVFDFHTTGAARGPGHAEQNVEGVLLERIAVDQAGDLRLCGTLVAATTLDGITYAPEGISDVVLAQIDVDGATLLPPSLRHFKNPLDEACKEYVLRDSGAELILADVTGPGDETLTFASATAHLQESRGNALLINPGQTGASWVYNLTASFYMYPESLVWLPDGRVVAAAGFTGALPFADETTDNTVGSFVVGIDAP; encoded by the coding sequence ATGAAGATGACGACAAAGCTATGGCTCATCGCCTGCGCGGGGTTCCTTCTGAGCGGCCTGTCCGCTTGTCAGACGGAGGTTTACGACACCAGCACCGCCTTCGTCTGCCAGACGACCGCCGATTGCGCTCCCGGTTACGAGTGCAAGCCGTCGCCGCAGACAAATAACCGTGTGTGCCGACCAGTAGGCGCGTCGAGCGCCGACGTGGGTGGGGACGTCGAAGAAGATGTCGAAGCCGACGCCGCGCCGCAGTGCGAAGACGGCACCCGGCCGACCACCTACTTTCGCGACGCCGACGAAGACGGCTGGGGGACCACCGACAACAGCACACTCGCCTGCGATCGCCCTCAGGGCTTCACCCCCGACGGCGGCGACTGCAACGACGCCGCGGCCTGGATCAACCCCGACGCCGAAGAGACCTGCAACGGCTTCGACGACGACTGCGACGGGAGCGTCGACGCATCTGCCGACTTCGCCGGGTGTCCCTCGGTGCAGTGGACGAAGCTCCCCGGCATCCTCGACTCCATCGATATGACCCATGACGCCAACGGCGAGCTCTATATGACAGCCAGCTTCACCGGCCGCGTCGAACTCGGCGACGTCGTCGTGGAGCGCCAGGCGAGCAACACGGTCATCGCGCGCATGGGCGATGACGGAAGCGTGCAATGGGTCCAGCCGGTCATAAGTGTCGAGAATCAAGGCGTCAGCCGAATCGCCGTCAACGATGACTACGTGGTCGTCGGCATCGACGTCGATGCAGCGGTCACTGTCGACGAGACAGAAGTGCCCCTCGGCGATCCCGAACAATGGGGGCAGGAGGTCGTCTTGCTCGTCTTGTCCAAAACCGACGGGCAACTCGTCTCCTACCGACGTCTGTGGGCGTATACCGACTTCGAGGTCAAGGACCTCGCGTTCGACTCGGAGGGCGATTTATGGGCCGTCGTCAACCCTGACCTACAGTTTGGAGGCTATGCCGCCGGCGAGACGTTGGAGATCAACGACGACGGACTCGTCCTGCTCGAGTTCGGCCTCGCCGCAGACGGTACCATTGAAGATGGCTCCGCTTGGCTCCGTCGAATCGACGCTCAGAAAATGCTCAACGGGGTGCATTTGTCTCTCGCAGGTACGAAGGGGTTCGCCGTGGCCAACCTCGGCTTCGACGAATCGCTCGTCTTCGACTTTCACACGACCGGCGCGGCGCGGGGCCCCGGCCATGCGGAACAAAACGTCGAGGGGGTCCTCTTGGAGAGAATCGCCGTCGATCAAGCCGGCGATCTGCGCCTCTGCGGCACGCTGGTGGCGGCTACGACCCTCGACGGGATCACTTATGCGCCCGAAGGCATTTCGGATGTGGTGTTGGCCCAGATCGACGTCGACGGCGCGACGCTACTGCCGCCCTCGCTGCGCCACTTCAAGAACCCCCTCGACGAGGCATGTAAGGAATACGTGTTGCGCGATTCGGGCGCCGAACTCATTCTGGCGGACGTAACCGGCCCCGGTGACGAGACCCTAACCTTCGCAAGCGCGACGGCACATCTCCAAGAAAGCCGCGGCAACGCACTCCTCATCAACCCGGGGCAAACGGGCGCGAGTTGGGTATATAATCTGACCGCCTCCTTCTACATGTACCCCGAGAGTCTGGTTTGGTTGCCCGACGGCCGTGTGGTCGCAGCCGCTGGCTTTACCGGCGCCCTCCCCTTCGCCGACGAGACCACCGACAACACGGTCGGAAGCTTCGTCGTCGGCATTGACGCACCCTAA
- a CDS encoding alpha/beta hydrolase — translation MTTPIKVLERYTVRSAVRMPRMLGERLFGAPPTNDLGVPLDYQTHMMLSLADYVGQPQLHELGTEGARAEYERTNLMCNLPVCKLREIEDRRIDGPHGQIPVRIYRPSHAPGLPACVYYHGGGFVIGGLDGYDGLCSALAERGRCVVISVDYRLAPEHPFPAPIDDSLAAYRWVRDHADDLGIDAERIAVAGDSAGGNLATVVCQQLVEAGEEPPAYQLLIYPTTDQIGEYASHRHFGEGFLLTGAMMDWFTRTYLSGYSDLDDPRVSPLRFDRLDKLPPTRVITAGFDPLRDEGIAYAERLADAGVTTVHRSFDRLIHSFITMGGLLDSAGHAVADIAHGLRDALHRA, via the coding sequence GTGACCACCCCCATAAAAGTGCTGGAGCGCTATACCGTGCGGAGCGCGGTGCGCATGCCGCGCATGCTCGGTGAACGCCTGTTCGGAGCGCCGCCGACCAATGATCTGGGCGTGCCACTCGACTATCAGACCCACATGATGCTCAGCTTGGCTGATTATGTTGGCCAACCACAACTGCACGAGTTGGGTACCGAGGGGGCGCGCGCCGAGTACGAGCGAACCAACCTGATGTGCAACCTGCCGGTGTGCAAGCTGCGCGAGATCGAGGATCGCCGAATCGACGGGCCGCACGGGCAGATCCCGGTACGCATCTATCGACCCTCACACGCGCCAGGCCTGCCAGCTTGCGTTTACTACCACGGCGGCGGCTTCGTCATCGGCGGACTCGACGGCTACGACGGGCTATGCAGCGCGCTGGCCGAGCGTGGCCGGTGCGTGGTCATCAGCGTCGACTACCGCCTGGCACCAGAGCACCCCTTTCCCGCGCCGATCGACGACAGCCTGGCTGCCTATCGCTGGGTGCGCGACCACGCCGACGACCTGGGTATCGATGCTGAGCGCATCGCCGTCGCCGGTGATTCGGCGGGCGGCAATTTGGCCACAGTGGTCTGCCAGCAGCTCGTCGAGGCCGGCGAGGAGCCGCCGGCGTATCAGTTGCTCATCTACCCGACGACCGATCAGATCGGCGAATACGCTTCACATCGCCATTTCGGCGAAGGCTTCCTGTTGACCGGAGCGATGATGGATTGGTTTACCCGGACCTATCTTTCCGGCTACAGCGATTTGGACGACCCGCGTGTCTCGCCGCTTCGCTTCGACCGCCTCGATAAGCTGCCCCCGACGAGGGTGATCACCGCCGGGTTCGACCCCCTCAGGGACGAGGGCATTGCCTATGCCGAGCGCCTCGCTGACGCGGGCGTGACGACCGTCCACCGCAGCTTCGATCGCCTTATCCACAGTTTTATCACCATGGGCGGTCTGCTCGACTCGGCGGGCCACGCCGTGGCCGATATTGCGCATGGGCTCCGCGATGCCCTGCATCGCGCGTAG
- a CDS encoding pyridoxal-phosphate-dependent aminotransferase family protein: MPNKNLLMIPGPIEVSPTVLEAFETPPPSHLAADFIENFGSSIEMMRQVWCAGPDSQPFVIAGSGTIAMEMAVCNLLEPGQRALVVNTGYFSDRMAEMLRRRGVQLTEVGARPGQVPSVDGLKQALEARPVDAIFATHVDTSTGVRIDAETICELARQYDVLSVFDGVCATAAEAFQMSEWGADVYLTASQKAVGVPPGLALMVASPRAMEARAALSEPPPMSLDWREWLPIMNAYEERRGSYFSTPATNLVNALEASLAEILAYEYRGERGISARINAHQVAADAMRAAWTTLGLELFPATDDLAANTLSAIMYPEGVDASMLADIKKRGVIVAGGLYPGRKQDYFRVGHMGHVITLPEELLKTVRAVAEALADHGHDADVEAAVEAAAKHL; the protein is encoded by the coding sequence ATGCCGAACAAGAATCTGTTGATGATCCCCGGCCCGATTGAGGTCTCTCCGACCGTACTCGAGGCCTTCGAAACCCCTCCGCCGAGCCATCTCGCCGCCGACTTTATCGAAAACTTCGGCAGCTCCATCGAGATGATGCGCCAGGTGTGGTGCGCCGGCCCCGACAGCCAACCGTTCGTCATCGCCGGCAGCGGGACCATCGCCATGGAAATGGCGGTGTGCAACCTGCTCGAGCCCGGCCAACGCGCGCTGGTCGTCAACACCGGCTACTTTTCGGATCGCATGGCCGAGATGCTTCGTCGCCGCGGCGTCCAGCTCACCGAAGTGGGCGCCCGGCCCGGTCAGGTGCCCAGCGTCGACGGCCTAAAGCAAGCACTCGAGGCGCGTCCGGTCGACGCCATCTTTGCCACCCACGTCGACACCTCGACCGGCGTGCGCATCGACGCCGAGACGATCTGCGAGCTCGCTCGCCAGTACGATGTCCTGTCGGTGTTCGACGGGGTTTGCGCCACCGCCGCCGAAGCTTTTCAGATGAGCGAATGGGGCGCCGACGTCTATCTGACTGCCTCACAAAAGGCTGTCGGCGTGCCTCCCGGGCTCGCGCTGATGGTCGCCAGCCCTCGCGCCATGGAAGCACGCGCGGCACTCTCCGAGCCCCCACCGATGTCGTTGGACTGGCGAGAGTGGCTCCCCATCATGAACGCCTACGAAGAGCGCCGCGGCAGCTACTTCTCGACGCCGGCGACCAATCTGGTCAATGCCCTCGAGGCCAGCCTGGCAGAGATCCTCGCCTACGAATATCGCGGCGAGCGCGGCATCTCCGCGCGCATCAACGCCCACCAGGTCGCCGCCGACGCCATGCGCGCCGCCTGGACGACGCTGGGCTTGGAGCTCTTCCCGGCCACCGACGACCTCGCCGCCAATACCCTCAGCGCGATCATGTATCCGGAGGGCGTCGACGCGAGTATGTTGGCCGACATCAAAAAGCGCGGCGTGATTGTCGCCGGTGGGCTCTACCCGGGTCGAAAGCAGGACTATTTCCGCGTCGGCCACATGGGTCACGTGATCACCCTGCCCGAGGAGCTACTCAAAACCGTGCGCGCAGTCGCCGAGGCGCTGGCCGATCACGGCCACGACGCCGACGTCGAAGCGGCCGTCGAGGCCGCTGCCAAACACTTGTAG
- a CDS encoding IMPACT family protein → MSNDTNQNENPEPYKVVAGFGEAEYVVERSRFIGRALPVESEDEALAYVDEVKEEHYDARHVCYGFRIGRGSQTIDRCNDDGEPARTAGLPIWQILEGREITDTLVVVIRYFGGIKLGMGGLARAYREAARQALDEAGVEQRFPSVDVSLSVPYAMHGKVEHLLDQFEGVRERDTDFTADVTLHLSIYRRDLGKVTKRLAALLQCEPGEVFDQS, encoded by the coding sequence ATGAGCAACGATACCAACCAAAACGAAAACCCGGAGCCGTATAAGGTCGTCGCCGGGTTCGGCGAAGCCGAGTACGTGGTCGAGCGCAGTCGGTTCATCGGGCGTGCGTTGCCGGTCGAGTCGGAAGACGAGGCGCTCGCCTACGTCGATGAGGTCAAAGAGGAACACTACGACGCGCGTCATGTCTGCTACGGGTTTCGCATCGGACGGGGCTCGCAGACGATCGATCGGTGCAACGACGACGGCGAGCCGGCGCGTACCGCCGGGCTTCCAATCTGGCAGATTCTGGAGGGGCGCGAGATTACCGACACGTTGGTGGTGGTGATCCGCTATTTCGGAGGCATCAAGCTTGGGATGGGAGGGCTTGCGCGGGCCTACCGCGAGGCGGCCAGGCAAGCGCTCGACGAGGCCGGGGTCGAGCAGCGGTTTCCGTCGGTCGATGTCTCATTGAGCGTGCCGTACGCGATGCACGGCAAAGTCGAGCATCTGCTCGATCAGTTCGAGGGGGTTCGCGAGCGTGACACCGACTTTACGGCCGATGTCACGCTGCATTTGTCGATCTATCGACGGGACCTGGGCAAGGTGACGAAGCGGTTGGCCGCGCTTCTCCAGTGCGAGCCCGGCGAGGTCTTCGACCAGTCCTGA
- a CDS encoding tetratricopeptide repeat protein: protein MKHLYRVSYLLAIVSTLLWSAPAFADQPIAEPSDRQFELNTRAVEAIEQGKYSLAINLLEDSLQEGALNITYLNLGRAYQLMGRCEQARAAFSRVEEVAAIAKPDPQFIASKKDDYLVKLDEACQSGRDSTTTVEKPAKSGAVRIIVQRQPANLKPWAWTATATGGAALLAAGGLHLWARSIRSDLEAADRNGFNQVEGVSQADAFERQDRANTLDTAAVATAITGAVITSVGIYLFTADAASTPDTASDTDLALGASADRVEFTFTTRF from the coding sequence ATGAAGCATCTGTACCGGGTGAGCTATTTACTCGCCATCGTCTCGACGCTGTTATGGTCCGCACCGGCCTTCGCCGACCAACCCATCGCCGAGCCTTCTGATCGACAATTCGAGTTGAACACGCGCGCGGTCGAGGCGATCGAGCAGGGGAAATACTCTCTGGCGATCAACCTCCTCGAAGACTCCCTTCAGGAAGGCGCGCTCAACATCACCTACCTGAACCTGGGGCGCGCCTACCAGTTGATGGGGCGCTGCGAGCAAGCACGAGCGGCGTTCAGCCGCGTCGAAGAGGTCGCGGCCATCGCCAAACCCGACCCACAATTCATCGCGAGCAAGAAGGACGACTACCTCGTCAAACTCGACGAGGCGTGCCAATCGGGCCGAGATTCGACGACCACCGTCGAAAAACCCGCCAAATCGGGCGCGGTGCGCATCATCGTCCAACGCCAGCCGGCAAACCTCAAGCCCTGGGCGTGGACGGCGACGGCCACCGGCGGCGCGGCGCTATTGGCCGCCGGCGGCCTGCACCTCTGGGCACGCAGCATTCGCAGCGACCTCGAAGCCGCCGACCGAAACGGCTTCAATCAGGTCGAGGGAGTCTCTCAAGCCGACGCCTTCGAGCGCCAAGACCGGGCCAACACCCTCGACACCGCCGCGGTCGCGACCGCCATCACCGGCGCCGTGATCACCAGCGTCGGCATCTACCTGTTCACCGCCGACGCCGCCTCCACTCCCGACACGGCCTCCGACACCGACCTCGCCCTGGGCGCGAGCGCGGACCGAGTCGAGTTTACCTTCACCACGCGCTTCTGA
- a CDS encoding histidine kinase dimerization/phospho-acceptor domain-containing protein, whose translation MTDERNNDSLRRNTTDRMTLEECPTLEIPESERQPCVEEDTPPTDEWIRDEKVSDSDEWDDRPSTIRMGWAKRERRDEEESVPAGLCSSNGRAPADDTNPEMLIWQLDDEPESLRTTVRDEQALERTQIIDMERVLEMDRVLAPIDDDMAMVADEHALTDLAGAVGHELNNPLTTCVGYLRQLSAMVPHDDDKMALMVDRLGRNLNRIHSIVSELEMLAAESSGHSERVNLADAVERVHDQLGSFLNAHVELQLRPAYLRTDRPRLYQLVYIMLAAYMLDSEGDNHCSVRVSSRSVGACLEIVAPRKPRGSLRLDLLGILRRNTLDGSTPLGLAAELTREMGGSWSEAKSGEEFRVTAVLPRQSPNTASKGEQGQQKRRPNPASMPSQDWSKTSPGSHWRSAANRFVTLPRSRR comes from the coding sequence ATGACAGACGAGCGAAACAACGATTCGCTCCGCAGGAACACCACCGACCGAATGACGCTCGAGGAATGTCCGACGCTGGAGATTCCGGAGAGCGAGCGGCAGCCGTGTGTCGAAGAGGACACACCCCCGACCGACGAGTGGATTCGCGACGAAAAGGTGTCTGACTCCGACGAGTGGGACGACCGCCCGTCGACGATTCGGATGGGGTGGGCCAAACGCGAACGGCGAGACGAAGAGGAGAGTGTGCCGGCCGGGCTCTGCTCATCGAACGGGCGCGCGCCGGCGGACGACACCAATCCCGAGATGCTCATCTGGCAGCTCGACGACGAGCCGGAGTCGCTGCGCACGACCGTGCGCGACGAACAAGCGCTCGAGCGCACTCAAATCATCGACATGGAGCGTGTGCTCGAGATGGACCGTGTGTTGGCGCCCATCGACGACGACATGGCAATGGTCGCCGACGAGCATGCGCTGACCGATCTCGCCGGCGCGGTCGGCCACGAGCTCAACAACCCGCTGACCACCTGCGTGGGCTATCTGCGCCAGCTTAGCGCGATGGTGCCTCACGACGACGACAAGATGGCGCTGATGGTCGATCGCTTGGGGCGCAACCTCAACCGCATCCACAGCATCGTGAGTGAGCTCGAGATGCTGGCCGCCGAGTCGAGCGGCCACAGCGAGCGAGTCAACTTGGCCGACGCCGTCGAGCGGGTGCACGACCAGCTCGGCAGCTTTCTCAACGCCCACGTCGAATTGCAACTTCGCCCGGCGTACCTTCGCACCGACCGGCCGCGGCTGTATCAGCTCGTCTACATCATGCTGGCCGCCTACATGCTCGACTCCGAGGGTGACAACCACTGCAGCGTGCGCGTCAGCTCGCGCTCGGTGGGGGCGTGCCTCGAAATCGTCGCCCCCCGCAAGCCCCGGGGCAGCCTGCGCCTCGACTTGCTCGGTATTCTGCGGCGCAACACCCTCGACGGCTCGACGCCTCTGGGCCTCGCCGCCGAATTGACACGGGAGATGGGGGGAAGTTGGTCGGAAGCAAAGTCCGGCGAAGAGTTTCGCGTCACCGCCGTACTGCCGAGACAAAGCCCGAACACGGCCTCGAAAGGCGAGCAGGGGCAACAGAAGCGCCGCCCCAACCCCGCAAGCATGCCCAGTCAGGACTGGTCGAAGACCTCGCCGGGCTCGCACTGGAGAAGCGCGGCCAACCGCTTCGTCACCTTGCCCAGGTCCCGTCGATAG
- a CDS encoding sulfotransferase family protein: MAKTTLSITQPDLRRIGWALGLFAAHRMVYAGVRMGRALDDVLFPGYRDRDPGEPIFIVAAPRSGTTFLHRLMSLDDDFAHFKLYHTILPSVSIIRLIHGLERLDKRVGGPLRWALDKLEGLAFDGWDGIHQLGFSRPEEDEGLFVLTLLSPGLYLLLHELDAAHEAGFVDTLPAPVRERLARYYRDSVQRIFEAEQSDGQLLDKSVLMAGRLETMRTAFPQARFVHLVRHPYKSIPSFVSMFRAAWAAVSPSLPEDGAPSRRLAMLAIDYYKRMHRARSELGPGKMTTIRFDDLVSAPEATLERIYAWLDRPLTDDVRRRVREELARADKHTSSHSYSLEQYGLSKGFIAHELREVFDTYGFEP, from the coding sequence GTGGCGAAGACCACTCTGTCGATCACGCAGCCCGATTTGCGCCGCATCGGCTGGGCGCTGGGCCTATTCGCCGCGCATCGGATGGTCTACGCGGGCGTGCGGATGGGGCGCGCGCTCGACGACGTGCTGTTTCCCGGCTACCGCGACCGCGACCCGGGCGAGCCGATCTTTATCGTCGCCGCGCCCCGAAGCGGCACCACCTTTTTGCATCGTTTGATGTCTCTGGACGACGACTTCGCCCACTTCAAGCTGTACCACACCATCTTGCCGTCGGTGTCGATCATTCGGCTCATCCACGGCCTCGAACGCCTCGACAAGCGCGTGGGCGGCCCACTGCGCTGGGCGCTCGATAAACTCGAGGGCCTCGCCTTCGACGGCTGGGACGGCATCCACCAGCTCGGCTTCTCCAGGCCCGAGGAAGACGAGGGGCTCTTCGTACTCACGCTGCTCAGCCCCGGACTCTATCTTCTGTTGCACGAACTCGACGCCGCCCACGAGGCAGGCTTCGTCGACACGCTACCCGCCCCGGTGCGCGAGCGCTTGGCGCGCTACTACCGCGACAGCGTCCAGCGCATCTTCGAGGCCGAGCAATCCGACGGACAACTGCTCGACAAGAGCGTATTGATGGCCGGCCGACTCGAAACCATGCGTACGGCCTTTCCCCAGGCGCGTTTCGTGCACCTGGTGCGCCACCCCTACAAGAGCATCCCCTCATTTGTGAGCATGTTTCGTGCCGCCTGGGCGGCGGTTTCGCCCTCGTTGCCCGAAGACGGCGCGCCGAGCCGGCGTCTGGCCATGCTCGCCATCGACTACTACAAGCGCATGCACCGGGCGCGCTCCGAGTTGGGGCCGGGGAAGATGACCACGATTCGCTTCGACGACCTCGTCAGCGCCCCGGAGGCGACTCTCGAGCGCATCTACGCGTGGCTCGACCGCCCGCTCACCGACGACGTGCGCCGGCGGGTGCGCGAAGAACTCGCCCGCGCTGACAAGCACACGAGCAGCCACTCCTACTCCCTCGAACAGTATGGACTCTCCAAGGGCTTCATCGCCCACGAGTTGCGCGAGGTCTTCGACACCTACGGCTTCGAACCGTAG